The window gatattaaaatattatgaGTGACAGGTTTAGTTAGACTTTCAAAGGTCAATGGGATGAAAAAGTAAGTGTAATTCCataaatatgttgaaaataagTTCAGTCACAGCTGATCTCATCTTGTGCTCACAGTGTCCggttaaagttaaaaaaaaaatcaaagttgtTTTAAATACACCTTACATGCAGTTGAGAGGCAAAGTTATAAACATTAAAATCTAGATGGTTTATCAGTTTTTCTAAGGCCTTTAAAAACACCATACTAGCAGGTGCCAGATTATTATAAACTCTTGCTATGATATCTGAATATCTGATCTGGCTCCCTCTTAATCTCACCACCCCCAAAGCTCAATCAAGTGGATCCCTCAGACATCCTGGAGAAGGTTTCACGACAGTTAATTtagtaacactttattttactgtcatttcttcatttgtttgttgatttttagTTTGTTGGAAAGGTTCCtgaaaagggaaatatttgtcCTTGAAACCAAGTAAATAGTCCTTAACGGTTTATTTTTAGATACTTTATTCCTTCTATATGTTGAATTGTATGTTTGTCTGTAGACAGGTTTTTTTGGATGTTCAGCTGACCGGCTATCCACTGAGTAGAAGACTCTGGCTTATACAAGCAATTCATTAATGGAAAGTGTAGTAATTAAAGAATGGTCTTTATAATTAGTACCAAATTGCAAATAACTTTTCAGGAAACTTCTAGGAAATTAAAGACTGTAAAATGAACCATTACTGTAAAAGCCATGACACCCAGATAATATTGTTGAGGAAATGTTAATAGTTAGTTATGCCAAAATCCAACATTTTTGCTTTTCACATTTacttttctatatatatatttttatatcttttcatgtttttccatGTTTAATTAGTCCTGTTTTGTAGTTCTAATGCAAATTGATGGTGATACAGAAAATCTCTTAAAATGTTACTCTTGTGCTGTCCACCTCAAGAGGAAGCCCTCTTACTAAGGCCCCACTTAATCACACAATTCAGCCTCAGAATAATTTGACAAAGTGCTTCTGGGTAATTTAGTTGTTCCAAACTAATTGTCAGCATGGTCGTCACTTCATTTATGACCATATATCAGCTTTCCAGATACTTTAATTTGGCAActgaagagaaaaaggaaagaagatCACAACGAGGACTAGGACTCCTTGTTTACCTGAGCTCTTGATGCCAATGTCATGATTTAAATAAGATGTACGTATTAGTGTCATGTGTAACTAGAGCTGTGGAGATCAAACCACAGCGGAAAATGTCCTTGAGTGAGACACCGAATGTCTCTCACACCTCCAATAGAGCTGAtcgtgacctctgacctctctgtGGAGGGAGGAAGCTGAAAGGACAAATTTCTCTTTTACTTTCTAGATTTATTGTACAGGAAAGACACACCTACATattcatgtgtgtatgtgtgctttgCAGAGAGGCAGAACCACGCCCGAGAGCTGGTGAAGGAGGCTGACCTGTCGCAGTGGGACGCTTTAGTCATCATGTCCGGAGATGGACTTCTGTTTGAGGTAAAGAGAGCCACACGACATGCGTTCTCTCTattcacatccacacacacattgtgtagCTTTACATTAGTGAAGGAAACTAAAAGTCTACGTTACACACTTCTGTCATAATAAACCTGCTGTTGTGTATCAAAATGAACATTATCAATTATAACATGTTTCCCAATGGAAATTCATCAGAGACAAATAGAGTGCATTGAGAAGGGCTTCATCACTGACCACAGCCTCTAATGTCCTAACTGAATTTAAGCAGTCTTTGTAGTTTCTGTTATTGACATCACTGATTTCTTTGATCACTATTAATACGCTACAATATACTAAACTAAACTCAAGCATTACATTACTTAAAACCTGGAAAAAGGAATTTAACAGGGCTGTAACAGTTAATTGATTAGTAGAtggacagaaaatgaatcagcaactgttttaacaattgttttttattgtaaaaacttCCACCATTTTCTGGTCTATAGCAACTTTTTCGCATTTTATAtaattgtaaactgaatatctttgtaTTTTAGATTGCTGGTCGGACATAACAAGTAATCCCTttggcattttaaatttgtggcGTGCAATCttcccaatgtttttgacattttataaaacaaacaagtcaTCGATGAAtcaaaattgattaaaaatgattggCAGACTAacagtaatgaaaataattgtcattGAAGCTTTACACATATTTAATAGCCTTCTGTTGATGTGCCATCACTGCCAAAAGTTAGACTGGTTGTTACAGTAGTCACCTAATGAGTGAAACCTCAAACAGGTTACATTTATTCACCCAATGTGAGTATCCTGATATACCTGTTGGTGTTGTTATTATTAGGGCTGGTTAGAATTTTTTAATACTAGTTCAAGTCAGTACTAGTTTTAGAACTGAAACTTAACacatatagtgtgtgtatatacatatatatatatatatatatatatatatatatatatatatatatatatatatatatatatatatatatatatatactgtatttgaaaaTAACTAGACAAGACTAAGAATCTGACACATTTCAGTCTATAGCATGAAGGCATTGAGGTTTGATACACAGCCCTGCACTAGCACACAGCAAACCTGATCAAAGCTGTATTTTCTGTCAGGTGATAAATGGTCTGCTGGAGAGACCAGACTGGGAGGAGGCCATCCAAACCCCGCTGGGTATTCTTCCCAGTGGATCAGGCAATGCCTTGGCTGCATCTATACATCACTACTCTGGGTGAGACATACAAAGAATCCTGTGTGGTCATGATATTATTTCTCTCATGGCtgccctcacgcacacacacatcactctcGCTGAAGTGACTTAATTAATTTACTACATGATTAATTTACTCTAGTGGCGCTCAGCGATTAATCTATTGGTCGATCAACAGAATattaatcagcaactattttgataatccaataatcacagtagtcaaatttaagtcactttttcaagcaaaaatgcagcagttgctggttttAGCTTCCAAAATGTGGGGATTATTTTCGTCATGCATGATAGTAAAATCTGAATATTTTGtgattttggactgttggtcgaGTGAAGcaagacattttatagactgaTAGACAGATTTTAAAGAAGGATTACTCAGTTAATCAAGGAAATTATTAGCAGATTATTTAATAACGAAAATAATAAGTAGTTGCAGCTTTTGACTGTAGATAAGAACATTAAAAGTGTTCAAGCTACATTCTAGCACTATTACTCTACATCATGACTAACCTACAACTGAGAGCTCAACACAAACCAGTCTAACCAGTTGGGTAACTTATTTGGGCCACATCATTCCAGGCGCGGTGCTAAAGTTCATTTGCATAAGCATAGTACGTATATCCTGCATGCAGGTAAATCTGATTTAAACAATACCATGCAATGGTGGGGCCAGTAGTTCTGACGGTGCTCAGTAAAGTAAAAACTATGTAGAAATATAATAATGGATATTTTTAATATAGTGTAAATGCTACTACTGTGCGAAGATGTAAtgattaaaacaattaaattagaattgtgttttttcagtCCAGATATTAGATGTAGTAtacttttttacacacacatatgcctGCCTTCTGGTGCTTTTCACTGTAAAATGCACTTATCCCAtctattaattattaataaattgCTCATTTAAGCGATTGTTTGGAGTTCATTCAGCCAGAACAAAGAACAGAAAGGAGTAGTTGATGAACAGAAGGAAAGGAGGATAGAACAATAAGGAACTTCTGCTGTGTCTGAAAATCACTTCCTTGTCCACTCATTCACTATCTAAaggataatgtagagcgagcCGGTCATTATTGCGAATCAAAACCCCTTAaatcaaagtattggacaaatgtatatttttacttGATGATGGTGCTTGAAGAAATGTCCTAGCTCACCAAAGTCAGCAGTCATTCATTTTATACATGATAGAAAATTCCATGGACTATTTCTATAATGGTCTAGTGCCAAAACTGTGTCATTGAATATCATATTATTTCACTACAAATTGACTTTTTTCTCTTAGTAGTGTGAAGGTAGTTGGTTTAGTGTCATGAAGACATTGCTTCTTGTGCTGTGGGCTATATACATTTTCCTGtgttgctgtttgtgttttaaatacTCTGCCCTTTCTACTCGGAAGTCACCTGGGAAATTGTAAAACTTCATAAAGTGCTTTGAGGCACTTCCTTTTTAAGCTGCTCATAGTCTTTGTAGGCCACACTAAGCTTTATCTTGCccttttagtatttttttttatccgtcCTATGATAtttcagtgttgttgttgttttttttgctgtgtgtcCAGCAacctgtatgtactgtattgtattgtttattgTACTGCCTTTGTGCAGTAGTTTGGGACTTTTATCCTCAGTGAGATTCCTAGCtaaataaaggatacattaacTAAAGtcacaatgaaatgaaataaaacaaaacaccttAGACCGATGGTTCTGTCTTCACCAAAGCGTCACAGTCATTCATCACTTCAACTGCATCTGCCAATCAGCATCTCATCAAACAATGGTCTTCCAGCTAGAGTGGCAGCAACAATGAGAGGAAGGAACCAGACTCTGTATTGTTTTACTCTCCTCTCCCGGGGCATCcagaaaatctctctctctctctctctctctctctctctctctctctttctctttctctctcactctctggtTACTGCAGGCTGTCCTGCAGTGgccctggccacagtgtattTGGTATTATTCCCAGCTGAATGTAGGGTTCACTGAGGCTACGTGGATCAAACGAGTGACAGCTAGAATGTATCTATTATTATGCAATGCAGTGAACAGGTTTGCTGAGTGAGGGTTTAATGTGTTTCTGTACACAAACATAATGAGCACGAGCTGGGACATCATCTGAACGCTGACTGTTTCTGAAGTGACAGATGTGACACTTTGATCTGAGTGAGAGTCTCCATCCCCTGGTGGTTCACAGATACTGCATAAACAATGTAAAATCCATGGATTGAATCTGGAAATAAAAGGAGCTTATCGTTTGCCCTTTTATTAGGTCCACTTACAGTAGCTCACACTAATACAACTAGAGTCTAACAGGAAATTCAACCTTCATgaataatgttcagtttttttaaacagtgttaaatgtaaaaaatactcatCCAGCTTAAAAGTGACCCCCGTGACtgatttaatgttttaaataacaTATTACAATTTTATAGTTGTAGCTGGTTGAGGAGGAGCCAGTATTAAATACTTTATATACAGATAGTTAGTTAAATGGGAAAGTAAACAGGactcaacaaaataaataattatcttttcttttatttgttttttattatacattttataaaaacatacatttaaaacatttaaaacatacaacATTCCCATCCACTTCAGCTTTACTTGTAATTGCGTTGTGTGCTAATtatcaaatgttagcatgctaacaaacTAGAATAGACAGAGAATATGCCAACATCGTCATATTAGTATTgttattgtgagcatgttagctgCTGATGTTAATATTTAGCTTAAAGAGCTGATGGCATGACTGTGTACTCTTATTCATGtaaatattgttatttattgaCCTTTCTACCAGCCAATGGTTAGAAATAACGGAGCCATGGAAATGTAGCTCAGACTATTTGGATAGTTCAGGATGATAAATATGGAAATATCTGCAGGGCCACTGCAAATGAACTCCACTGAGACAACCAGTCATCGCTGTAATTGACTGTGGGTGGTAACagcaggcgtgtgtgtgtgtgtgtgtgtgtgtgtgtgtgtgtgtgtttgggtggtgttgtgtgtgttgtggttgtgtgtgtgtgtgtgtgtgtgtgtgtgtgtgtgtgtgtgtgtgtgtgtgtgtgtgtgtgtgtgtgtgtgtgtgtgtgtgtgtgtgtgtgtgttactatgACCTTCCACCCTGTCTCCATAGCCCAGATGGGGTTGTCTTTGTTGTCTGACTGGcatgtcatgatgtcatgtgaAGGCCCATAAGCTGATTCTGTCCCTCCAAGATTTTTccctgagccccccccccccccccccccccccccccataaccCTCACCCCTATTTCCTTCATAGCTCCAATGAGTCTGCCCTCCTCATCTGCCTCCTCTGTTTACAATCACATAATAAGGTCACAGTTACTCCACTTTTGTATTACACTCCTCTTATAGCTTACTCCCCCAAACACAGCCTCGACCCACTTTCTGACACAAAACTATTAAGTGCACCTTCGTGTTTATCTTATTTTTGAAGCTATATACTTAACTCTTCCTAGATGACTGCTTTAAGGCTGAACTGATTCATCAAAAAGCTCTGTTGCTGTAGCTCAGCaggatgaaaataaatgtagtgtttttaGATTAATAGCTTCATGAGTTTTTATCATAGAAGCATGGtaaaaatattgacaaaaacCTTATCTGAATATTCAGTGAAAAGAGACATTACCCTTCCCACCACTAACTTTTGgtcacaaaacaacattttctttAGATTGCAAATTAGTTGTACAGTAGAACACAATGGAGCAGATGAAAGTGTTTGTGCTGGTTACATACCTAAGACTTCACTAAGACACACAATCACCTTAAGTGACCAAAACAGTTCGTCACAATGGGTNNNNNNNNNNTTATTCACAAATTCCAGCACACTTCTAAAACTACTTTATAGAAGTTGTTCATTAATGTGGCATAATAAAAACCTTGAGAAAAGCTTGATGGACCTATGGGTGAGATTGATTTATGAACCGTTGTTTCCTTTTATAGATCAAGGAACAAACCACTGTTTTAATACTTGACATGGTTTGATCAGCTAGTATTGAAGTATATTCATTAACTAACCAGTTGTGTCATCATTTCTACCAGCAGTCCGtgctttctgacattttttcttcttaacaATACACTTTATCAACTTAACCAGTCACTAATATAATTAACTTGTAATTAGCATTTATTTAACAAAGGAGTGTCTTCAAACAAATTATCTCTCTAACAAAAGAGACCTGTCTAAAACAATTGATTTTGTGATCAAAGATGTTTTGAATGCCTGATAAGATGGTAATTTAAACTCCTTTCACATTTAAATCATATGAGCGTATTTTACAATCACTGTAGTTCAGATATCTCTTGAAGGCAGCATTAGGTGATCTCGGTGTGTCTGCGTGTTGTGACTAACTCTCTCCTCCTTTGTTCCTCCAGAGCCCCGCCAGTGTTCAGTGAGGAGCTCCTTGTCAGCTGTGGTTTCCTGCTCTGTCAAAGACTTGTGGCCCGAATGGACCTGGTCTCTATCCATGTGGCCTCCAGGCCTCGTCTCTTCTCCTTCCTCTCACTGGCCTGGGGCTTTGTGGCCGATGTCGACATAGAGAGCGAGAAGTACCGTCAGGTCGGAGCTGCCCGGTTCACTATTGGCACGCTGGTGAGGCTGGCTTCTCTCCACGTCTACAAGGGAAAGCTGGCTTACCTGCCCGCCACAGAGGACTACAGCAACGAGGAGGGTTTAGAAAATAACCAGACACTGCATTGTAACAATCAGGCTTCCTCTTTGGCTCCGGCTTCTCGACCATCCAGAGACTCTCCTTGCCAGAACACTTTTCACAACTCCTGCCACTCCAACAACTCCCTTAAAGTGCAGAGAACGGAGAGCACGCCTTCTCAAAGCGCCACCAAAGCAGGCCCGTCTGACTCCCTTCTGCTGCCTCTGGACCAGCCGCTGCCCAGCGACTGGGTGGTAGTCCAGGAGGAAGACTTTGTCCTCATGCTGGCCATGTACCAGTCCCACTTGGCGGAGGACCTGCTGGCAGCCCCAGGCGCCACCTCGGACGACGGCTTCATCCATCTTATCTATGTCAGAGCGGGGATATCCCGCGCCTCGCTGCTGAAGCTGTTCCTAGCTATGGAGAAGGGTGCACATCTGACTACTAACTGTCAGCATTTAGTGCACACTAAGGTGCGGGCGCTCAGGCTGGAGCCACATTCACCCAAAGGGATAATAACAGTAGATGGAGAAGTGGTGGAATATGGGCCGGTGCAAGCAGAGGTACACAGAGGCCTGGCGAGATTAATCACTGGATGAGTAATCATCCCCCTCAGCTTTCATCTCTATTAAAGGcccaataaacacattttagcatttaagCTGAGCCATGTCCAGGTGTCGGAGTAAAGCAATAAATCTAAGACTCATTCACTGTTATCTACAACATCGTAGCCTCTCATCGGTATGTGAAAAACGATTATGCGATATTATGACTAGgtgttcaatattaaataaatagttaagACATTGTGAAATTAATAATCATATTTATTAATGCAGAcaagatatataatataatcatggaattgtaaaaataagcaaatttttgttttttaattgttcttttcatcttcttcttttaaacaaagctttaagttttttattttattttcacacatttattttgtccATCAAGACGAACAGCAGAGTAAGTTATGTGATTGGACAACCAAAAACCTAATTACGAAACCTTCCAAAGTTTTGAAACAAGATATTTTTATGGTGTGcacaaaaagaaatattatCTTGCTTCGGGGGCTCTGTACTTTTTAACCAGCCTTTcgaaaaagtactttaaaaaaaaaataaaaaaaaaaaacctgctggaATAAAGTAAACAAGGAACACAGTTATTGTGAAAAAGAACAGGATAAAATTTCACAATAATGCGCTGAGGttcaaaaaagtatttaattgtttcatcattttaatgcctctattaatttaatattgaacACTTTGGGACTCCATAGCCACGGCTGAGCTTACTGTAGACACACGGTTCATGATGAAGGGTTTCTCAACTTGTTTATTGCTGCATGGAGAGGATTTCTTCTCTGTGCTGAAGCTGGCCTAGCAGCCTGAATTACGGCATCTGCTGCGACAGCAAAGGTTGAATGAATGCCTTCATGGCTCCCCTGCCGTATTTTGAAGACTGGGGGCTGTCTATGTTTAATAGAGGTGGTTGGGCTTTGTGACTGTTCATTATACACAGAGAGCCTCAGACACTCAGTTAAGGCCACATAGCAAGCCATATAAGTAagtatgttatttattattaatatttaatttgaagAGAGAAGAGATCTGAAATCTTTAATGAtaccagaaacaaaaaaactgtttgggAAATAGATTTACAATTATATTACCATAATTCATTTAGTCCTACTGGTGGATTCTTTTGTAGTTCCACTAATATGAATTAAATCATTTCAACAactaataattgttttttttaaatagaacagGTTTTGAAATATTTGTCTCTGTAATTTTACACAAATCAATGGGGTTAAATGAAGATTTGTTTGTTGTGCTCAAAGCTTTTTAAAAGTCAACAGACTTCAGTGTCCGTAGTATCAGTAGTATGTCGGGTCTGTTTCAGTAGAAAGTAGTTCCAGTCAAAACTGGTCACAGTGAGCTCTGTGGATTATCCAGTGTAACCAAAGCAATTAGTCAGGAAAGAGATGTTAAACATGCATTTTTCTTGCTGCATCACAATCAAAATGCCATTGACAACAACCTTATTACTATCAATGCAGAAATCTCATAGATGGACATTAAAACCTGCTCaattaaaccaaaactatctgcatgACTAGGTCAAAGAGTaatactgttttatttttattatttgggtGAATGGACTTTGAAATCCACCTGTTTGGTGCTGGATTGGATCTGTCCCGTTAATGTGAATAACCGGCTCAATCACCTACGGGTTTACTGGTAGTTAATCACTAACTAAAGTAGAAACAGACTAAACGAAAGTGGAGCTccagaaaaataaattacaacactGAACGCTTGAAAATACCTCCTGTAATGTGCTGATCATTGCGGACTGATGATAACAGTGCTCCTGCAGCTCCCTGGTTCTAAACGGGTGATAGGTGTGTTTTATGCTCCAAGACTGCATCCCTCCATCCcaacattcttcttcttcttcttcttctacaacTGGGGGATTTATTAATGATCAACACCTAGGTGTCCTTGCCACTGAGCTTAAAGTCACATAGAGGAAATGATTACTGAGGCTTCAAGCCTTCATTGGCGGTAAAGTCcgatttttaaatgtgttcttaattgtgatccacattttttccaaagtatgctcattcattttacaaaaatctTTGTGGACACAAATAAATCAGTTCTTTGACTGTGTCAAAGTGAAGTGAACTCTGAGTAGCCTTAAACAAGGGTTTTAGGGAGGTTATGCTGGTTAAAACAGCACATTGGTAAGAGGAGGGGGGACATGGAAAaggaagagaggggagggggggatatCGACTTGCTGCATGAGTTCCTGACACGGTGCCCTTATTCTTCCTTATTCTTATTCTACCACAACAACAAGTCATTTAGTAGCATTAACAAACTGTCCTGGGGTGAGAAAGAGAGGACGTGTTTCAGTTAATTTGcctcaatgcaaacacacacaaaatgaatttATTCTAAAGAGATATtattttatacatgtttttGCACAATGTTTGTTACAAGGCCGGTTTGAAGCCTTCATGGGACATCAAGGTTGATTTTCTGTCATTTAGTTGGTTTAAATTATGTTAACTCATTAAGGACTCTACAACAACAATTCAACTACAAGCCCATATGATAGAACTTAAAGAAATGCTTGTAATGCTTTTCAATTTGTGGTCGTTTTAGGGTGtattgactgttaaaagtggatgtactgtacatccgACACAATGTTTACCAACCTTTTTGGCTCACGTTCACTTAAAAGGAAGCTTCTATGTCTACTTGTAAGTTCAACCAAAGAAAAGTGGGGCCTTAAGATGTAAAGATGTGTTGTCCAGTAATCAATGAGAGAAAAAAGTTGAATATTTTGTACAGTAGAAATTAGTagtattttttctgtttcactTATGGCCCCtcagatttatttttggttGGGAATCAAAGCtctaatatataaataaaaatattttctacACCACATATTGCTACGGACCCAGACcacttttatacattttattttctatgcaAAGTCAGGTTTCTTGTGAGTAAAGCAGTGAGCCTTTTAACTGTTTGATGTGCCTTGATTGTGCTGCCTCCTGGTGGTTTGAACACAGTGGTGCATGCACTGATTTCTCATTTGAAAATTAAgtcaatttttttctcttcttttaatttAGTTATGTATTGGATGAACTGAAGAAAATGTGTCCTTATGTCTGAAAAACAAGTGTAATTCTGGCACTGTGCTATTTTGACTTTAGAAACTGTTGATGCTGTGGCCATGGTGCCACCTCTTCATCAATTACTTTGGATTTCTTAAGATCTTCAGCTTTTCATTAAAGAGAAGAAATTGGTGTAACAGCCTACATCCTGACTTCAGTTTCTGTCTGTAGGTCAGTGTAATTGAAAATTCAAAAGAGTTTagtcagacaaacaaagtttCACATGATGAAGAACCTAATGTTCATTCTGTCAGCAACCTGAAGACTGTTGATTTGCAACAACGCTCGTTGGCtgtatgttaaaatgtttatggTGAAGGGtcgattttattttttctggcACACTGAAGATTGATTTATTTAGTCACAGAGAGATCTATTTTTCCATTTGACAAATGTCTGTAATTTTTCTATTATCAAATCATTCTACCGGAGTGTTattggtaaaataaaataaatgatgacaAACAACCCATCTGTGATTTGATTTGTGAAACACAGGCTTCATCTGGTTTTGGGACAATAAGTTAAAAATATTTCTTTGCTGATGGCAGTTGGCAAAACAGTTATTGTCCAGCTTATAATTTATCGTTTTGGTCCAAAAGCCACAATTAACTCCCGGGTATAAACATCCTCACTGAATTCAgaagtctgaaaaaaagaaagaaaatgggaGTTGGAAGAAGGTGCAAGTTAGTTGCATGCTATATGTAAGCTAGGTGTAAGATAACCCGTTCTAATCTTTCAGTTTTGGTATATGTAAAATTTCTGTCTAAAACACCTATACCAATGTTATGtattttgttgagttgtgtaCTTAAACTATCCCATATGTTTTCATCTATGTTCAAACCCAAATAAAtcagtatttttaatttaatgacaAGGGACCTTTTGTTTGGTCCGTGGTGTCATGTAACCTTTGACCCCTCTAGTTACTCTAACTTccatcaaaacacaaacaccccATGATACATTCATgagtaattgtaaatcatattttttcatTGAATACATGCCACTTTTCATCACAGTAATACAGCGGATAACTTATTTATTGATAAGATATTTAATATTGATTGATCCTTTTCTAAAGCAGAGCTTCTCTGCTGTCAAACATGTTAAAACTGCATTACTAattgtgtgaatgctgattcAGCAACTTTCTTTGGTGGCCTCTAACGTCTGCATATGTTTatctacaaaaacattaaaatatcaaaatgttaagCTCCTTAAGGACATGGAGGCTTATTTCTGCCATTTAaagttggttttttttgtttgtttttt of the Etheostoma spectabile isolate EspeVRDwgs_2016 chromosome 2, UIUC_Espe_1.0, whole genome shotgun sequence genome contains:
- the LOC116705625 gene encoding sphingosine kinase 1, giving the protein MDPRNVDTSINSVSLYGEFTVTGNRKARCAVSLTEKDLIVQRLLLAPVGRNKVVLSLKDCVGCRAYREDDNADPAAYLAVYFYPLKRRWMSSGVSRQRAEQCFRLASLQDPCANLEEAEKWARAVRERSARQPYLRDGVSMSMLSRPSRMMLLVNPQSGKGQALTLYNNHIQRMLNEAGVTHTLVITERQNHARELVKEADLSQWDALVIMSGDGLLFEVINGLLERPDWEEAIQTPLGILPSGSGNALAASIHHYSGAPPVFSEELLVSCGFLLCQRLVARMDLVSIHVASRPRLFSFLSLAWGFVADVDIESEKYRQVGAARFTIGTLVRLASLHVYKGKLAYLPATEDYSNEEGLENNQTLHCNNQASSLAPASRPSRDSPCQNTFHNSCHSNNSLKVQRTESTPSQSATKAGPSDSLLLPLDQPLPSDWVVVQEEDFVLMLAMYQSHLAEDLLAAPGATSDDGFIHLIYVRAGISRASLLKLFLAMEKGAHLTTNCQHLVHTKVRALRLEPHSPKGIITVDGEVVEYGPVQAEVHRGLARLITG